The segment CTAGATTGAAGCTATGCTTGTAATGAATCAAGATTTGTTATGAAAGTTTCTTTTTGTTCTCtacaccaaccatcacatcataaCATATAATAATCATTAATATTGTTCTTGTTTACTTTTCTCTTTCCTTCTGATTATCTTTTCCATTACCATTGAATCCTTTTATTTGCACTTAGCACTTTGGTATTTGTACCACTTTGGTATTTGTACATCCTTCGTAGAACTCTCATTCAAATTTACTAGTCAACACTCCGTGGTTTGCTTTCATATGTTTGTCGCTACTTTGGGATATTTACATCCTTCATATCACTTatttgtcatttcatttcattaaattttatattaaattagTTTTACTTGATTTACTATCATTCATGGAGTTGTTTATGTGTTTTATTTTCATGCCATGTGCATTTGAATGTGAGATTCTATTAGAAATGAAGGTGGAGCACTATTAAACAGAAATAAGTTTTCAATTGTAAATTTGAAGAAAGACATATGCAAAGTAGACACCTGATCTCATGTCCAGACTATACACATATTCTTATAGAAATAATAATACGAATTTAGCActacatagattttttaaaagacaaactatattctcattcaCATTCACATTCACTATTTAGCACTTCTTGAGTTGCATTCATATATTTTTCACTATTTTGAGATCGATTGTTCCAATATCCTTGTCATTTCCATCTATATTTGTAATCCCTATAGAGCTtattgatcaaatagagaaaattatttatatatatatatatataatccttgAGTTTAgtataattatttttttcaattacaTAGTAGTCAATGCGGCTAAGAGTTGGATCACATATTGAAGGTGAAGAATGATACAAGCAAAGTATAATAGGTAAAAATGGTAATCGCTTAGATGGTATCACACGTTCCATCTTGATACTACAATCTAGAATGTTAAGGTAACGACTAATCTTCACAAAAAATGATATTGGAAAAAAGCTTTCAGATCTATTTTTGtctgattttttattgttttacaGTAATGGTAATGCAGATGATGAAGATTTAATTActgaaaatttcagaaaaaatccATTATATTTTGTAGATTAAAGAAACTACATAGAAATGCTAATGGACTGCGAACCTACAATAGATTAATGTGCCATTATGACTTTCTTTTAATGCTAGGTAGAGGTCATTTCAGATTATGAATGTCAATATGGCTATGCTACTTATGGATGTCTTAACTTTCCAGGACTCATCAAATCGTTAATTACATTGAGCTACTTGTTTTCTcatcttattttattttaaatatcctGCTATACCCTAAACGTAGCGGTCTGCAGGGCACCAAGGAGACTACTTGTGTAGCAGTAGCTAAAAAGGATGGATCTCACTAAGCTACACACAAGGGAAAAGCAATATGATGCCTAGACTAGGGAATTATCAGCTAATGCCTCTTGTGTGATGCTAAATACTTAGCTGGAGATCCACCGTCATATTTACCATTAATCATTCATTGCATGTTATAGTTAGTTGATGAGTCTTAGTTAGTTGATGACAACGTtcacttaaaaattatttttagttagttaatttaagattttgtttgcattgattttttttagaTCTGTCAGTTACAAAATACGGTGCATGTAATGCATGaaatgtatgttgatgatatgtatggttaTAAAAGAATGCCAACTGCAATGCTTGCAAGATATAAATGGTTCATGAAATTGGTTCATGAATTTTGAATAAAGATTTTTTTgtgtattaaatattttttttatatgttaCAATCTATATTTATTctgtattaaatatttttttatatgttaCAATCTATATTATTCTATATTTATTTAGTTTTGTGTATTAAAGATTTTACAAATGATATCAGAGCAGGTCAATTGGGGAGAACTGAGATTGTAGAACTACTGAAAAAATCATTGTCCGTTGATTTTGAAAAAGAGGGTTAAAAAAAGAAAATCTAAAATAACAAAGAAGAGCAGATTGCATGAAGATTCTAGTCATTGTGAGGAAAATCTTTGTGTTCAAGCAGCtgatgcaaagaaaaataaaataaataaataaataaaaaaaaaaaactacagtcAAGAAATCAAGGAGAATAAGAATGACGAAGTTGGTATTCATATTTTACTTGCTCAGTCAAAAGGTCCACAAGCTGAAGTTGCAGTCGAGTTATAGgaaagagattgttggttttttattttagGCCAGCTCAGTTGCCATGCACCAAGGTGAGTGTAGAGGAGCCATCACTATTACAAACTAAACTCAATTTCATCAAACAAGGTGAGTGTAGAAATAATAGGTGAATTAAAATCATTTATGAATGGGAAATTCTGGTAAAAGAGTGAAGAAAGACAAATGAAACTTTAGCATGTGAAAAGGATATTTTGAATGATAAATTCGTGAAAGTCAAAAAGTGTAATTAGAATTGATAGAAACTATAAACAATTTGAGAAAAGATATTTATTAAAGTCTATGTGACAATGATATTTTTCAAAAAGAATTGGAAAAAGTTAAACAAGAGAATGGAGAATTAAAAAGAGAAGTTAAAATTGTTCGCAAAAAAAAATGTCAGTTTAAGGTTGAAGTTTTCAGCATGTGATGCATCATGTGATACAAGTATGTACCTAAATTTTTTTTAGGTGAAGATGGTGAAGTTGAAAATAGGGATGTGTTTGCATGTACAGATGCAAATTGTTTTGAAAATAACATTGGTTAGAAGATATGCAAAAAATAGGTTATGAAGGAAAAGGATTAGGAATGCATGGGCAAGAACTTAAAAAGCCCATTAAACTAGTTATAAGGCCAAAGAATGAAGCTCTTGGATATGGTAAGAAAGATAGTTTTGATGTTGCTAGTATTACAAGTTCAAAAAAATCAGCTAAGATAATTTAGTGTCCACATTTTTACAGAGAAGACATAAAGTAGATAATTGTTTGGATCTTAACCCTTGTTCAATTTGTAGGTTGAAGAGTCGTTGTGAAAAGTCATGTTGGAATAGAGAAAGAAATGGACAATCTACAAAAGGTGGATTGATGGACCTGTTAGCAAAAGTTAACCAATATATTCAGAAGCTTGTACAAGCCTTCACATGTGAATAGAAGAAGTGATCAAACATAATTTAGATGCGATCTCTCATGAATGAGAGAAATGAGTAGCATAGTGTGTTGCAAAAGTTTGGATTTTGTGCCACATGAATTGTAAAGATCTAGTTTGTCAAAGCTTCAATCTCACCATCAAGGGAGAGTATGTAGAGAACTGATACTGAACTCTTAGCTTATGGAAATCCACTGTCATACTCACCATTCACCACATGCTATAGTTTATTGATTATAATGCATACTCACCATTCACCACATGCTATAGTTTATTGATTATAATGctcaattatatttttaatcagTTAATTTAAGATTTTGTTTGCATTGATTTGTTTTTTAAGATGTAATGCATGTTAATGATATGTAtgattttaatgctttaaaaatggTATGCGCAATATAATCAATTCAtggataattttttatttgttaCAATCTATGTTTATTGTCTTTGTTTTTTTAGATGTAATGCATGTTAATGATATGTATGATTGTAATGCTTTAAAGATGGCATACGCGATATAATTGGTTCAtggataattttttatttgttaCAATCTATGTTTTTTTGTCTgtgtttgaaaattttagaaaagaAGACGTCAATCCCTCTCCCTTCAtttcttgtcttctttttctttttctgattttttcctaGAGCTTGTGGAAACTTTAAGAGAAGTATAGAAGACAAAAGGGAAAAGGCGTCTCCTACAACGAGGGTTGGGCATTTATTGATTAACAAATCCCACTTCCCTCACTCTTTCCTGAATTATTGTTTGTTTACAAGTTTCCTCATAATATGTGCTCAGAGTAGCATTTTGCTACGGAGATAGGTGAGGGTCTTtagtaaacttctcatttgaactTTTATTCTTGCACTCAATTTCATTATGTGCACACTATATATCTTTACAGACTAATAGTAGGTACTATTACACGTGGCTTACAACATCTTGCTTTCCTATAACCTGTAATGACAGGAACATTATCTCATCAAACTTATCTAGCTCATACGTACAAAACGAAATGAATAGAAATACAATATTGAAATTAATCAATCATGGAGTTAAACGCATATAAGCATTAGAGCAAGGGAGTCAATGATTATTGGATCTATTTATTTTTTACTTCACTTGCTTATTTTCCTTTGTATAACAACCAAGATTAgtaaatgatgcataattttgaaccagttgtgatgtattaaggaagaaaatatttgatttatcaccattcactttctaacaagaaaatgatgcataattttgtattattcttttaatcacttttgcctcaactaacgaagcatgtccaaataacagagtatcatctgcaaagagacaatgagaaatactttggggaatattatgaatccttatacctttccaatgCCCCCcaactttagcagccctaatagcccaactaaaggttttagctaggagaataaacaaaaagggagaaaggggatctccctgtctcaaacccttggtggaagagaaaaaaccacaaggagaaccattaattaaaactaagaatcttgcagaagaaatacatgcatgaatccatttgacctaggctttggaaaaacctaacttctcaagaacaacacataaagccccccactctactctatcataagccttcatcatgtctagtttaagtatcatggccggTGTTATTTGGGTCGAAATAGAATGAAgaacctcatgtgctacaattgcaccctctgttgtctcccttccaggaacaacaccttgctccaatgaaatgatcctaggtagaatttttgccaacctaagggaaattgccttcgtaaatatcttatacaaagtgttacatcaAGCAATAGGGcaaaagtcagcaaaagtcttagtatcctcttttttaggaataattgcaatcattgtagtattaagttcttttaaaatagacctatttatcctagcttcctcgagagccaataaaacatcatttcccacaaaatcccaacatttctgaaaaaataaaagagtaaaaccatctggtcccgaaGCTTTAttcggattcatggcaaagacatcactcttaacttcttctaaggaaaagggagacatcaacatcttattgtatTCCAAAGATGCTAAAGGagaaatattagatataatatcattgctgagatttccattttctaaagataataatgactttaaaaacctaactgcctctgaagcaatatcctatggctctgtcaataaatttccattatgacactgaatacaagatatcctattcttacatcttttaatcttagttgaagaatgaaaaaattttgtgttcttatcaccatctgaaagccataactctctagatttctatctccaatagatttcctctctagataacacctcctcaagttgtaagtttagtgacttcaatttatcaaaaacttgtggcaccataccatgttgaagcacgtgaatattaagacactcaatcatatcttgaatcctttgtttctcctgaaaaatgttcttaaaatacaagatatttcattccctaatattcaatttcaaataacttaacttcttagaaatctgaaacatacgggacccaaaATAGAAAGGAgaagaattccaccatttcataagtagaggcaaaaaggaagaatccctaaaccacatgggctcaaatttaaatgaagacttaaaagaagccctatcctcaataattgatagggaaattggaaaatgatcaaacCCTGAGGCCAGTAGAATAGAGGAAAATAATTCAAAATctaaatcaatccaattctcagataacaaaaaccaatataatctctcagcaatctgagaaaaatcctttctcatgtttgtccatgtgaaaaccccattctgagacttacaataaaaaggGCTCATattagaaatgaaatccccaaagtcatccataatctttttattagggaaaacacctcctcttttctcatctaaatcagtgatagcattaaaatcacccccaaagataataaaggaaccatgtcctaagggagaagaaatcctctttaattgaCCCCATAGCTTACTCTTCCCTTGAGTCCCTgatggagcataaatattaaaaagctggaatttaaccttcgaaatcttgcttataactaaagtcaacatccaatttgtaacagatgccactaactgtacctcaatattataattattccaaagcaatgccaaacctcctgaagaaccacaagaaggagaagaaagaaaattccaccttctccaagattaAAAAAACcgaatcagcagactcctttgacaactttgtttcttgcaacataaaattaTTACCTTTaaataagtccatctgggacttaattaagcatctcttgttaggggcatttaagcccctaacattccaagaaataattctcattgtcctcgaggggaggctgaAGCTTCCCTCTTCCCATTagtcaaagaatttttgctttccccaaggcaaccttgcaaattacattTCATAGCCCCTAACCTTGTCACAGGTGGACTAGTCATAGATATTTtaatcctctttctttttacacttatagGAGCTAGGGAtattttcttaggcctaccaagagagactaaacgcctcccttgcccactagcaagagaaagggacaaagtcttttgaattccagcatcaatttccatttgagtcttaagattatttggaggcctacctctcctaggagaaaccactgatggtgaaaaaaccagagttgtttggacaattggtaaactcttgcatgactttggagaagccaggataattggattatcttcaaaacccaattcTGTTGcagccaaaaccgcaaaaggattagcagattaattggaagggtcgagtttataccccccaaatcattctcaattgaacaaacaactctatcagtaataccctcatccatctgatgtgcatgattgttaaaaatatcatttacttgctgaaccagattctcatctggcataataacttGGATAACCTTTGACGGATttctattccctaaggaagattcattagccatattaatttcaacatttagaggggaattattagacaccaaattcttaatttcctgaactaaagaagcatcattaggaagacCTATGGCgggtacctgtttaatagtttccatatcaatcactacatttttatctaaattcacattctttgaagaatcaaaaacctcctTATGAGTGCATGAAGGCAAACTGTCATCCTCATCTTTTATGTGATTAtgtggcatcttagggcaatctattgtCAATGAATGATCTACTTCATTTATCAGGGGATTACCATCCATcactatacccccgttattagaaaatgtcttcagaaAAGACGAAAGTGAGACTGAACCCAAACTGTAATCATTTGGTTTCCTagaactacgacacaatggattattttcaagattaatgtgacccgtttctaccaatttatgcgaagagacatttccacatccttcaaccgaaggtccTGCCGACAAACTATGTTTATTAAAggatttagggacagagccaacaacctgctggtttttcttaaaatccataactaatggagcatccaaaagtaaaggagacttaagaagttttgtatctaatttctcaattgactagcGCCAAATACCATcacgagacttgatattacaagtatgggggcaaacattgttagggttaataagaacacaaatttttaccagaacctccccctccacaaagtccattttagatgttaaaaaagttccaatactatttccaatttgctcaagaacgtttggatccataaattcaaaaggaatttttggtaaaccaaaccagaaaggaataagtttcaaaCAGGAACAAAAAAAGATTTCCAACACGCaactgaaattaaatgttttccaaaccaatgatgcgaagttacaataattgaaaataatgcatatccccccatcttttctgcaatttatgataaagctttaacaaactaatttgatcaccccaaatttccccaaacAATTCGCTTTCTGATCGACATAGGAACCCAAAATATCAATACAacggataggagcccaaacctatgATGAAGAAACCCCAGACAAAATAGGATCagtaggtatcttacttaccttttccagactagcttccttgaggttcacatttaccttatttcccgcTTGCTGTGAAGAAACAAAAAACCTAGCCACTacctccttatttgccaagccaatgACCCTAGCAAcaattgcttctcagaattcccttgattctcaccattattaaaacgccctcaagtgaatctccttccattgtttttTTGCTTCGGTTTACCTGTATCACCATGTCCTTCCATTTGCCGTTCATGTAGACCCACTGCGgaacatgaggcgggtcttcccaacccacatccgcccatgaacccaaatgcctTCTATCAGCCATAACTGTATTCATTTACTGAAATTTGTAACCCTAAAAATCTGTTATTGTTGCAGCAAACCCTAACTGTTATTGTTGCAGCAAACCCTAACTGTTATTGTTTGCTGCGACTCTTTTGCTAGTTGCTTGTTACTCCTTTGTTGTTTGCTTTTGGTTGTGAACCAAAGGAAATTTGTCCAGCTTTCTGTgacttcttctcaatatcctttgaaCAATTTCTTTTCTTAAACAATATTGCTAGGAACAGTTCTTGACTTCCTGTAATTCCTCTTTTATAATCTGGAgacaaaattaatcaatcaatcgaTCACCTGATCTTTTGGACTCTCAGATCTGTCACTTTGATTCTCTTTACGACACAGGCCTTCCAGCATTCTTCAAACAGTGAACATCTCCAGCAGCGATCTTTCGCAGCGCGATCTGAATTTTTCTTTCAATACACCGATAGCGAAGTTGGTTCAGGGATTGTAATTTCTTCGTATTGCAGAGCCTCTACAACTTCAACAGTACTCATTCCACAGACCCATCATAGATCCCACCTATGCTGCGGCACTGAAAGAAAAATGCCAGATTTTGTCTTTTATTTCAGACTGTGCAGTCCGAGATAGATTACAATATTGATTAGATAGTAGAACTAGCGTTGTAAGGAAAAAAACTAGGTTTCAGACAAATAGAGCCCGTTGCCACCCTTCTATCAAACCCTAATTCTCGAGCTGATGCCGGCGGAAGTTTTTTTGCTTTGGTCTTCTTGCGCTATGTCGCCTGCTAATTGTTCCGAATAGTATGGCGAAAGGAAAGTATTGTTTGTGTGAATAAGGACAATTTCTTCTTCAATGGCAGCATTAACTCTGTGGGTATAACGCCACTCAAGAAATTGGCGCTCAAATCCAAATGCTCCAGATACTTCAATTTGAACAGTGCTGGAGAAAGTATGCCAGTTGTCggataatcaatttgataggtGATGGTAccattattttcttttgattaataAAAAATGTGCATGATTGAaacataattaatatataaatcaaatttaagataaaagtgataaaataaatattaaggtTGGGCTCTTATGGATGGGGCTTCCTAAGAGatcttttaggaatattttaaagttagtgatcccatgaattttgtagtgtagtCTAGCTTAAGAGTTTAAAATCCTAAATTTAAAAGGATGCTTAAAAGTTCTTGTCATTTTAGTTTTATGAAAATCATATGTATTCCATTATGTCATACAACCAAATTAATATCTACAATAAAGAAAATATCCATTCTTGAGTACACACATACTCTTTTTTATTGTGCTTGGAGCTTATTATGAAGCTTTAAAGTATTGGATTAAATAAACAAGAGTAGGAGACATGACAAAGGATATTAATCTTTAGGCATGAGTATATAGTAATTAAAAATTAGCATTGGAAAATAGTAAAATATCATGAtataaaaaagttaaaaaattgAAGACTCTTAgtagaaaattatatatatatatatatatatatatatatatatatatatatatatatatatatatataattaaagaatttatttcttGTTAACTATTTAAATAgactttttaaaaattaataattttttaatttaaataatttaaattttgtaaaattactttttaatatataaagaaagttaaaaaggaaaaatcaaattGAAATGTACCCATTATTAATTGTGACTTTTTTCAATTCCTAACTTAAATTGAACCTTAAATTAAGTCTAACTCTAACTCAAAATATAATGAAATCAAGGGTTGGGGTTTAATTTCATTATAGTGTTCAATTAGATTTAAGATAAAGATTGAATTTGATTAATTGTTAGAGTGTGGGTTGAATTTTCCTTGGTTTTAGGGTCCAATTtgatttatggttagggttcattCTAGTTTAATGTTTAATTAGGTTTTGGTGTAGGGTTTAGTATATGGTTTAAGATTattgttcaatttgatttagtgttaggaTTAAGGTTTCATTTTGTTTAGGTAATAATTTAATATGTTTTTAGTGATAGGGTATTTATTAGACATAAATATAGATTTAGGGtaagtattaaaataataatcttAATTTAGTAATGGTTATATGATTATATTGGGTTTAGTGTTATGTTTAAGGTTAGGAATagtgttcaattagggttagagttaaatttGATTTTGTTTTAGTGTTTAGTTTGGTTTAATCTTAAATTCCTATGCTCAATTATCTTTAAATTTAGGATTCAATTATTAATAGTGTTAGGGTTACCATTCCATTTGATTTAGCATTagggttaaatttgattaaatattaGGATTGGGTTCGTTTTGGATTGATGTTTAGTAAAGCTTAGGGATAGGGTCTAATatggtatttttaattttttggacgGATCTataaaactatttatttttcttaaaGTCACCTTTTCTTTATTAGAAAAGACAAAagtaatagaaaaaattaaattgtGTATAAGTTAATTTATATTAAACTCATTTAACTTATTTTAAAGAGAGAGACAAAGAGGATGTGTTTCTTTTAAAAATACAAtattttcaattataaaaatataaaattcataGCTTTTAGCCTTTAGAAAGAAACCTTGTGGTAGAGATTTTAAAGTTGAAGTAATGTTTTGCTAAATTTATTTAATCTTATCATCTCAATTATCACATTAGAAAaacaatatttattatttttttctaagTGTGGGTTGTCTAAATTttgttaaattatttttatttgctATTTTTGAGATctcaaattttttgtttttttcaaaaggTCACAAATTGTCACTAAATTTTTTAACAAATAAAAGATTTTGATTATATTAGTAGAGACAGGACATGGATCCCTATCAAAGGTAGTTCAACAAACATATCATAAACACAACCCACATGAGCATAGTCAGAATCACAAAACCCTTACCCACTAAATAGCATCCTAGAATTAGAACAAATCATATCTAACACTAAGATAAACATAGAACTAGAACAAATAAAAGTAGTGCATAAAAAATGAATCATTAAAGTTGTTAATAATATCAATATCTCACTGCATTTTAAGATAATCCAAAAAGATTTTATACTCAAAGTACAATTTTTGAtacaataaacttaaaaaatatatctCTTTATGAAAAACTAGATGCCAAACTCAACAAAAGTATTAAAGAAGACCATGTTCAAAATATATAGTTTTTAACTCATACATTGAAATAGCTAAAACATTACTTTAATTGCATGAGAGAACAATTCCTCTATGCTTTATTCCTCACACAAAACCATAACATAAGAGAAGTGAGCATAGTCAA is part of the Cryptomeria japonica chromosome 10, Sugi_1.0, whole genome shotgun sequence genome and harbors:
- the LOC131030684 gene encoding inactive protein RESTRICTED TEV MOVEMENT 2-like, whose protein sequence is MDPLDFTSNMWDLIFPIHIYVDWLDTDEAHIFKANLPGLKKEALKVQVEEERVILISGEFKRDEADQNDKWHRLERSHGTFSRHFRLPKNAMMDQVKANLTNGVLTVTIPKVAEISGAFGFERQFLEWRYTHRVNAAIEEEIVLIHTNNTFLSPYYSEQLAGDIAQEDQSKKTSAGISSRIRRLCNTKKLQSLNQLRYRCIERKIQIALRKIAAGDVHCLKNAGRPVS